A portion of the Acidisarcina polymorpha genome contains these proteins:
- a CDS encoding TonB-dependent receptor yields the protein MKKAALFLVAFCCLETAVSGWAQVDTGSFAGTVKDSTGAVLPQATVTATNSDTGIATVTKTDAGGSYVVTPLEIGRYSLSIESAGFQTQVRNNIVLNVQQNVRLDFTLRVGSQGETAIVTGAPPLLETETVSLGDVITGQQVEQLPLNGRRYTDLATLTAGVAKITEGPVNGGSTPTNGNAGGDFSVNGTRGDQNNFVLDGVDNNSNDNGDLSFVSSVDAIAEFKIQTSNYSAEFGRSGGAVINATTKSGTNQIHGSAWEFLRNDVLDARGYFESPDDQKAPYRQNQFGGTIGGPILKNKAFYFLDYEGTRIGSADTDFATVPTAAEAKGDFSDILGPQTGVDPLGRPVYTNEIYNPATTRTVNGQTVRDGFGFDPATGLPIPGQANVINEGINSIGSNYAALYPTPNLPGFANNYRVNAPGYNNGDQMDARVDESLTSKIQLFERYSYGTQQRFQAPVFEGIADGGGYNTGNRPTDINGAVLGYTHLLTSDLVNALRVGYNRLHYVSNSPSYGQHYPPVNLQIPGVPDDPQVNGLTWFSIDGYNGLGEPLYTPTKSTSQDIQIDDTLNWVHGNHQIRVGPQIHWDQFNLLQIGQPRGNMEYSGQFTAADPVNQQGSGNAVADTLLGLPVSSKISTVSYYGNRQHSYGAFFEDIFKAAPSLTMDLGLRYDYATPSYEAHNRQSNFDYTKGIIIPAGTPGYPSKLANTAKDNFAPRFGFTYKPLPDRPLVVRVGFGRFFVFQEIRTGDPLQINYNLPFFYEPTFISDGLTPALTLATGFPALNADEAVNAGVTSQDFNPRTAVYDEWNMNVEYQLPGDILISPAYVGTKGTHLQVLVDRNQIPTPQTIFDQSLRPYPNFGPFASIENRGNSTYHSFQLKVEKRSNNGLYFISAYTFSKSINDQPEICCNAPWPQNSYNLPAEKGVSDFDNRHRWVTSVDYALPVGKGQRFLNNGKMLDEAFGGWHVGGIITFRSGFAFSPEMSYDPTNTGSQGLLRTDRIGDGHLAHRGPSLWFNPNDFPVPTCNCFGNAGKNILEGPGESSLDLSARKFFPITERVSFEFRAEFFNAFNHAVFSQPDPFITDGPGQTGVITSTVLPQRQIQFAGKLQF from the coding sequence TTGAAGAAAGCCGCATTATTTCTTGTCGCATTTTGTTGCCTGGAAACTGCGGTCAGTGGGTGGGCGCAGGTAGACACAGGTTCGTTCGCGGGCACGGTGAAGGACTCGACAGGCGCGGTCCTCCCTCAGGCCACGGTAACGGCGACTAATTCCGATACCGGGATCGCGACGGTTACCAAAACCGATGCAGGCGGAAGTTATGTTGTCACTCCGCTCGAAATTGGCCGCTACTCTCTTTCGATTGAATCGGCCGGCTTCCAGACGCAGGTACGCAATAACATTGTTCTGAACGTGCAACAGAACGTTCGCCTCGACTTCACTCTGCGCGTGGGATCGCAGGGGGAAACAGCTATTGTCACCGGAGCTCCTCCGCTACTCGAAACCGAAACCGTTTCCCTGGGAGATGTGATTACCGGCCAGCAGGTGGAACAGCTACCCCTCAACGGGCGGCGTTACACCGACCTGGCGACCCTAACAGCGGGCGTGGCGAAGATCACCGAAGGCCCGGTGAATGGTGGCTCGACGCCGACCAACGGGAATGCGGGCGGCGACTTCTCGGTGAATGGAACTCGCGGGGACCAGAATAACTTCGTGCTGGATGGCGTGGACAATAACTCCAATGACAACGGCGACCTGTCCTTTGTAAGCAGTGTCGATGCGATCGCCGAATTCAAGATCCAGACATCGAACTACTCCGCAGAATTCGGCCGCAGCGGCGGCGCGGTAATCAACGCCACGACCAAGTCTGGAACGAACCAGATCCATGGGAGCGCGTGGGAGTTCCTGCGTAACGACGTTCTGGACGCCCGTGGTTATTTCGAATCTCCTGACGACCAGAAGGCTCCCTACCGACAGAACCAGTTTGGGGGGACCATCGGCGGTCCAATTCTGAAGAACAAAGCTTTCTACTTCCTTGATTATGAAGGGACACGGATCGGATCGGCGGACACCGACTTTGCGACAGTGCCGACGGCCGCGGAGGCCAAGGGCGACTTCAGTGATATTCTCGGCCCCCAGACCGGCGTAGACCCATTGGGTCGTCCGGTATATACGAATGAGATTTATAACCCGGCCACTACTCGCACCGTAAACGGACAGACGGTCCGAGACGGGTTTGGATTCGACCCTGCAACCGGGCTTCCGATCCCGGGACAGGCGAACGTCATCAATGAGGGCATTAACTCGATCGGGTCGAATTATGCGGCGCTGTACCCGACGCCCAACCTCCCGGGCTTTGCCAACAACTATCGCGTGAATGCGCCGGGCTACAACAACGGTGACCAAATGGATGCGCGGGTCGATGAAAGCCTGACATCGAAGATCCAGCTCTTCGAGCGATATTCGTATGGCACCCAGCAGCGCTTTCAGGCACCAGTGTTTGAAGGCATTGCGGATGGAGGCGGCTACAACACCGGGAACCGGCCGACAGACATAAACGGCGCGGTATTGGGCTATACGCATCTGCTGACCTCAGACCTGGTGAATGCGCTGCGTGTCGGATACAACCGCCTTCATTATGTTTCGAACTCGCCGTCTTATGGACAGCATTATCCCCCGGTCAATCTCCAGATTCCGGGCGTTCCTGACGATCCTCAAGTCAATGGCCTGACGTGGTTTTCGATCGACGGATATAACGGTCTTGGCGAGCCTTTGTACACCCCGACCAAGAGCACTAGCCAGGACATTCAGATCGACGACACCCTGAACTGGGTGCATGGAAATCACCAGATCCGAGTGGGACCGCAGATCCATTGGGACCAATTCAATCTGTTACAGATCGGTCAGCCACGCGGCAACATGGAGTATAGCGGGCAGTTTACGGCGGCTGATCCGGTAAACCAGCAAGGCAGCGGCAATGCGGTGGCGGACACGCTGCTGGGTCTGCCGGTCTCCTCGAAGATCTCGACGGTATCTTATTATGGCAATCGCCAGCATTCCTATGGGGCATTCTTTGAAGACATCTTCAAAGCTGCTCCAAGTCTGACGATGGACCTCGGGCTGCGCTATGACTATGCGACGCCTTCTTATGAAGCGCATAACCGGCAGAGCAACTTCGACTATACAAAGGGGATCATTATCCCTGCGGGAACGCCCGGGTATCCTTCGAAGCTGGCCAATACAGCGAAGGACAATTTTGCTCCACGTTTCGGCTTTACCTACAAACCGCTTCCCGATCGTCCACTTGTCGTGCGGGTCGGTTTCGGAAGATTTTTTGTCTTCCAGGAAATCCGAACCGGGGACCCGCTTCAGATCAACTACAACCTGCCTTTCTTTTATGAGCCTACGTTTATCAGTGATGGTTTGACGCCGGCGTTGACCCTGGCGACCGGCTTTCCCGCTCTCAATGCCGACGAAGCGGTCAACGCCGGCGTTACCAGTCAGGACTTTAACCCGCGCACCGCGGTTTACGACGAATGGAACATGAACGTCGAGTACCAGCTTCCGGGCGACATCCTTATCTCTCCGGCCTATGTCGGGACGAAAGGAACGCACCTCCAGGTTCTGGTCGACCGCAACCAGATTCCGACACCTCAGACGATTTTCGATCAATCCCTGCGTCCCTATCCGAACTTCGGCCCGTTTGCGTCGATCGAGAACCGGGGCAATTCGACCTACCATTCGTTTCAGCTCAAGGTGGAGAAGCGGTCGAATAACGGTCTGTATTTCATTAGTGCTTACACCTTCAGCAAATCGATCAACGATCAGCCGGAGATCTGCTGCAATGCACCCTGGCCGCAGAACAGCTATAACCTGCCGGCGGAGAAAGGCGTCTCCGATTTTGACAACCGGCATCGCTGGGTCACGAGCGTGGACTATGCATTGCCCGTCGGCAAAGGGCAGCGGTTCCTGAATAACGGCAAGATGCTCGACGAGGCTTTTGGCGGATGGCACGTGGGTGGCATCATCACCTTCCGTTCCGGCTTTGCCTTCTCGCCGGAGATGAGCTACGACCCGACGAATACCGGCTCTCAGGGCTTGCTGCGCACGGACCGCATCGGCGATGGCCACCTGGCGCATCGCGGTCCATCGCTGTGGTTCAACCCGAATGATTTCCCGGTGCCGACTTGCAATTGCTTCGGTAATGCGGGCAAGAACATTCTGGAAGGGCCTGGGGAGAGCTCACTGGACCTCTCGGCGCGCAAATTTTTCCCCATCACGGAACGCGTGAGCTTCGAGTTTCGCGCAGAGTTCTTCAATGCTTTCAACCATGCCGTCTTCTCGCAGCCCGATCCATTTATCACCGATGGACCAGGCCAGACCGGCGTCATCACATCGACTGTGCTTCCACAACGTCAGATCCAATTTGCAGGCAAGCTGCAATTTTGA
- the agaR gene encoding transcriptional repressor AgaR, translating into MARPAENHSTEPTQLLIDERRQHILSLIENEGRVLVGELSRELGISQITIRKDLEYLRSKGLLHRTHGGALRMQASALFDPSLQEKQQQHSQEKQRIAVAAAKMVEEEQCVILDSGTTTSAIAQELKKFSQLTVITNAVNIATDLASSDLEVILIGGSFRKNSFSLVGPLAEDVLQEMHADILFLGVDGFDTEVGLTTPNLLEARVNRAMVKASRRVVAVCDSTKFERRSLSRIVPPSAIHCVITDRDLPAETAESLRSQNIEVVLV; encoded by the coding sequence ATGGCGCGCCCTGCAGAAAATCACTCTACGGAACCCACTCAGCTTCTGATCGATGAACGCCGGCAGCATATACTCTCCTTGATTGAGAATGAAGGTCGTGTTCTGGTCGGTGAGCTCTCGCGCGAACTTGGCATCTCGCAGATCACGATACGCAAAGACCTTGAATATCTGCGGTCAAAGGGGTTACTCCACCGGACCCATGGCGGAGCGCTCCGCATGCAAGCCAGTGCGCTGTTCGACCCTTCGCTGCAGGAGAAGCAACAGCAGCATTCCCAGGAAAAACAGCGGATCGCGGTAGCCGCGGCGAAGATGGTCGAAGAGGAGCAGTGCGTCATTCTCGATTCCGGGACGACCACTTCTGCAATTGCCCAAGAGTTGAAGAAATTCTCCCAGCTCACGGTCATTACGAATGCAGTGAATATCGCAACCGATCTGGCCAGTAGCGACCTGGAAGTGATCCTCATAGGTGGAAGCTTTCGCAAGAACTCATTTTCGCTGGTTGGACCGCTTGCTGAGGATGTGTTGCAGGAGATGCATGCGGATATCCTTTTCCTGGGCGTGGACGGGTTCGATACGGAAGTAGGGCTGACGACGCCCAACCTGCTCGAGGCGCGTGTGAACCGCGCGATGGTTAAGGCATCCCGCCGGGTTGTGGCGGTTTGCGATTCCACCAAGTTCGAGCGCCGCAGTCTGTCGCGCATCGTGCCGCCCTCCGCGATTCACTGCGTGATCACCGATCGCGACCTTCCCGCGGAGACGGCCGAGTCGCTCCGCAGCCAAAACATCGAAGTCGTCCTCGTGTAA
- a CDS encoding malectin domain-containing carbohydrate-binding protein: protein MQETSVQTSINVERKELESVLSHLERTPRLANLLRYLAERFLEGEGEQLTEYNIATEVFGRKKSEFVASEDAIARVETHRLRKRLKAYYDAEGKDHFIQILIPPGTYVPVFMDRSTEIGSPVEPSSQPGPQQTHKTPRPDLPSNKPPLGARRTGREPSEPPQGAGVAAHYARRLWLYAVCAAAVLVAVLAIYTPVRFKRAEAVKSSALSRPATAFDASSSRTPVPSSVAIPFRLIAGYTGPPQRDSVGDVWQTDQFFQGGWSLRRPAVFLPRTSDPFIYRYGRAGDFSYNIPLKPGIYELHLYFVQPSDTDQSEDAANKSIFNVSINGRLALEALDIVSDAMGRNIADERVLRDISPTSDGVLHLHLSTVVGTPSLSAIQLLSGTPHKQLPIRVIAQPTSFTDAKGQLWHPDNYFMSGRHVSHDLPANAPLDADLYTTERYGHFSYAFPVDPRDRYAVVLHFVELYFGEGEGGAGSRVFRVMCNGNTLLDAFDIYKEVGSLHMLTKTFHDLKPTAQGKLNLTFEPIRNYATVSAIEVIDESN, encoded by the coding sequence GTGCAAGAAACCTCCGTTCAGACGTCCATCAACGTGGAGCGCAAAGAGCTTGAGTCAGTTCTATCGCACTTGGAACGCACCCCCCGTCTCGCCAACCTTTTGCGCTACCTCGCGGAGAGGTTTCTAGAGGGTGAAGGCGAGCAACTCACCGAATACAACATAGCGACCGAGGTGTTTGGCCGAAAGAAGAGCGAGTTTGTAGCAAGTGAGGACGCGATCGCCCGCGTCGAGACGCACAGGCTTCGCAAGCGATTGAAGGCCTACTACGACGCCGAAGGCAAAGACCATTTCATCCAGATTCTGATTCCCCCGGGAACGTATGTCCCGGTGTTCATGGATCGAAGCACGGAGATTGGTTCGCCGGTCGAACCATCATCCCAGCCCGGCCCGCAGCAGACGCACAAGACACCGCGACCGGATCTTCCAAGCAATAAACCGCCTCTCGGTGCTCGAAGGACCGGTCGCGAACCGTCCGAACCGCCTCAAGGGGCTGGCGTCGCGGCGCACTACGCTCGTCGGCTGTGGTTATATGCCGTGTGCGCGGCTGCGGTACTCGTTGCCGTTCTTGCGATCTACACACCTGTACGCTTCAAGCGCGCAGAAGCTGTCAAGAGTTCAGCCCTGAGCCGCCCCGCAACTGCGTTCGATGCCTCTTCTTCGAGGACACCGGTACCGTCCTCGGTCGCAATTCCTTTTCGCCTGATTGCGGGATACACCGGGCCGCCACAGAGAGATAGCGTCGGAGACGTATGGCAGACGGACCAGTTTTTCCAGGGGGGTTGGTCCTTGCGTCGACCGGCCGTCTTTCTCCCACGAACTAGCGATCCTTTCATCTATCGGTACGGTAGAGCTGGGGATTTTTCCTACAATATTCCGCTGAAGCCTGGAATCTATGAACTTCACCTCTATTTCGTTCAACCATCAGACACGGATCAGTCCGAAGATGCCGCAAACAAATCCATTTTTAACGTCTCAATCAACGGCCGTCTCGCGCTCGAGGCTCTCGACATAGTCTCCGATGCAATGGGCCGTAATATTGCCGACGAGCGGGTGCTTCGCGACATTTCTCCGACTTCCGACGGAGTGTTGCACCTTCATCTCAGTACTGTAGTTGGAACGCCTTCGCTCAGCGCCATTCAGCTTCTGAGCGGGACGCCGCATAAACAACTTCCCATTCGCGTGATCGCGCAACCCACGTCGTTCACCGATGCCAAAGGGCAGTTATGGCATCCGGACAATTACTTTATGAGCGGCCGGCACGTGTCCCATGACCTTCCCGCAAATGCACCTCTGGACGCAGACTTGTATACCACGGAGCGGTATGGACATTTTTCCTATGCATTTCCGGTAGATCCGCGAGACCGGTATGCGGTCGTTCTTCATTTTGTGGAACTCTATTTCGGGGAAGGCGAAGGGGGAGCAGGAAGCCGCGTATTCCGGGTCATGTGTAATGGAAACACGCTTCTTGATGCTTTCGACATATATAAGGAAGTCGGCAGCCTGCATATGCTTACAAAAACATTTCACGACTTGAAGCCGACAGCGCAGGGGAAACTGAATTTAACGTTTGAGCCAATCAGGAACTATGCCACCGTCTCCGCCATTGAGGTCATTGACGAGTCCAATTAG
- a CDS encoding alpha/beta hydrolase — translation MKTLRLKCMMTALTIALTVAPRLAAQVQTIVPPVIPGAKPVMVEHIKVHGTALEGNLEGDAVDRDVIVFLPPGYQKDKHRRYPVVYALHGFFIGAAQWTGEIHVPQTIEGAFAQGAKEMIVVLPDSKTIYNGSMYSSSPTTGDFEKFIFHDVVGYIDAHYRTIPNRESRGLVGHSMGGYGASRIGMKHPDVFGALYIMSPCCLSPMGGGGPGPADKMKEMAIANEKIIAGLKSPSDAPAALPGFGIAQLATAAAWAPDPKNPPLYLDLPTKNGVPVPEVQAKFAANSPLAFVDQYIGNLKQYHAISMDVGDQDGLRIDAGKLHDVFDKYGIVNSFEIYSGTHTSAVADRFQNHVMPFFSKNLCFEASCK, via the coding sequence GTGAAAACCTTGCGACTGAAGTGCATGATGACCGCACTGACAATAGCTCTCACAGTAGCACCCCGGCTTGCGGCTCAGGTGCAGACGATTGTGCCGCCGGTTATTCCGGGAGCAAAACCGGTGATGGTCGAGCACATCAAGGTCCACGGTACGGCACTGGAAGGCAATCTTGAGGGTGATGCCGTCGATCGCGACGTCATCGTCTTTCTGCCGCCCGGCTACCAGAAGGACAAGCACCGCAGGTATCCGGTCGTGTATGCGCTGCATGGCTTCTTCATCGGGGCAGCGCAGTGGACGGGTGAAATCCACGTGCCGCAGACGATCGAAGGAGCATTCGCGCAGGGCGCGAAGGAAATGATCGTTGTGCTTCCGGACTCGAAGACAATCTACAACGGCTCAATGTATTCGAGTTCGCCGACTACGGGAGATTTCGAGAAGTTCATCTTCCATGATGTAGTGGGTTATATCGACGCGCACTACAGGACGATCCCTAATCGCGAGAGCCGGGGACTGGTAGGCCACTCGATGGGTGGCTACGGCGCCTCGCGTATCGGCATGAAGCATCCGGATGTTTTCGGAGCTCTATACATCATGAGTCCCTGCTGCCTGTCGCCGATGGGAGGTGGCGGACCCGGCCCTGCGGACAAGATGAAAGAGATGGCGATCGCCAACGAAAAGATTATTGCAGGACTAAAATCGCCGTCGGACGCGCCCGCCGCATTGCCGGGCTTCGGTATTGCCCAGCTGGCTACAGCGGCGGCCTGGGCCCCCGATCCAAAGAATCCGCCGCTGTATCTCGACCTACCGACGAAGAACGGCGTTCCGGTGCCGGAGGTCCAGGCGAAGTTTGCCGCCAACTCGCCACTTGCTTTCGTGGACCAATATATTGGGAATTTGAAGCAGTATCACGCTATTTCGATGGATGTCGGCGACCAGGATGGTTTGCGCATCGATGCCGGCAAGCTACACGACGTTTTTGATAAGTATGGCATCGTGAACAGCTTCGAGATTTATTCCGGAACCCATACCAGCGCCGTTGCGGATCGCTTCCAGAATCACGTAATGCCGTTTTTCAGCAAGAACTTGTGTTTCGAGGCAAGCTGTAAGTAG
- a CDS encoding 6-phosphogluconolactonase: MGSPITDIERFEVGTLKVEVYPTRAAAGEAAAQAAARALRDLAHNRSIGVIFATGASQLETLDSLTRIQDVPWKHIRGFHLDEYVGIPADHPASFRKYLRQRLTEKVSLHQFHEINGSSADTEAVCRTYAEDLAAASPALCFLGIGENGHLAFNDPGIADFADVVDVKVVHLDPVSRNQQVAEGWFSTFQDTAESAITVTMPALFRVPKLIVSVPGKRKAQIMKQTLTLDISTKCPSTILRTHPDATVYLDQDSAAELHSFWRGN, encoded by the coding sequence ATGGGTAGTCCGATCACGGATATCGAGCGTTTTGAAGTCGGAACATTGAAGGTTGAGGTTTATCCCACTCGGGCGGCGGCGGGCGAAGCTGCCGCTCAAGCTGCTGCCCGAGCGTTACGCGATCTGGCGCACAACAGGTCTATCGGCGTCATTTTTGCCACTGGAGCATCGCAACTGGAGACGCTCGATTCGCTCACTCGCATCCAGGATGTTCCCTGGAAGCATATCCGCGGCTTTCATCTTGATGAGTATGTCGGTATCCCGGCAGACCATCCAGCTTCCTTCCGGAAGTATCTTCGTCAAAGGCTGACCGAGAAAGTTTCCCTGCATCAGTTTCACGAAATCAACGGGAGCTCCGCGGATACGGAGGCTGTCTGCCGTACTTATGCAGAAGATCTAGCTGCGGCCTCACCCGCTCTGTGTTTCCTGGGAATCGGGGAGAATGGCCACCTGGCGTTCAACGATCCAGGAATCGCGGACTTTGCTGATGTTGTGGACGTCAAGGTCGTCCATCTCGATCCGGTTTCGCGCAACCAGCAGGTCGCTGAGGGCTGGTTCTCTACTTTTCAAGACACGGCCGAGAGTGCGATCACAGTCACGATGCCCGCGCTCTTTCGAGTGCCTAAATTGATTGTTTCGGTGCCGGGAAAAAGAAAGGCGCAGATCATGAAACAAACCTTGACCTTGGATATCTCGACGAAGTGCCCGTCCACGATTCTACGGACGCATCCCGATGCGACCGTCTATCTCGATCAGGATTCAGCCGCAGAGCTTCACAGCTTTTGGCGCGGTAACTAA
- a CDS encoding LacI family DNA-binding transcriptional regulator, which translates to MKHCRLSQRAMKKDAPKKKTGLREIAALAKVSVTTASRVLNGNNRVDPAIQQKVLQAAAKLDVDLSKRNKTKALAFLLSNRAMLHAFHSRVLKGAEACCAAHGWDMVFLSFSYSPHMPWQELYLPKVVQRRDMVRAVILAGTNSSNLLELLEHRGIPSVVLGNNLIGEPKKARYDVIFSDETQGSHNMTRYLIQLGHRRIGFVGNLQLPWFSRGFIGYQKAMERAGLRPAHSSIDSEDDTEIGYLGTKFLLASNEPPTAIFAGNDQTAYGVYKAVRDSGLKIPDDISVAGCDDTIGAWLYPGLTTIREFPEHMGKQMVEMAIKRISDPSLPPQSVTVPTEFIQRESCRAISDPDATALEEALQRVTIG; encoded by the coding sequence ATGAAGCATTGCCGCCTGTCCCAACGTGCCATGAAAAAAGACGCACCCAAAAAGAAAACAGGACTTCGCGAAATAGCTGCTTTGGCCAAGGTCAGCGTCACCACCGCGTCGCGTGTACTGAATGGAAATAACCGGGTCGATCCAGCCATTCAGCAGAAAGTGCTGCAGGCCGCGGCCAAGCTCGATGTGGACCTCTCCAAGAGAAATAAAACCAAGGCCCTCGCCTTCCTGCTAAGCAATCGCGCCATGCTGCACGCCTTCCACTCGCGAGTGTTGAAGGGGGCTGAAGCATGTTGCGCCGCCCATGGGTGGGACATGGTTTTTCTGTCATTCAGCTACTCCCCCCACATGCCCTGGCAGGAACTGTATCTGCCGAAGGTCGTGCAGCGCAGAGACATGGTGCGCGCCGTAATCCTGGCAGGCACAAACTCTTCGAATCTGCTGGAACTGTTGGAGCACCGCGGAATCCCCTCCGTTGTACTGGGAAATAATCTCATCGGAGAACCGAAGAAAGCCCGTTACGATGTGATCTTCTCCGACGAGACCCAGGGAAGCCACAATATGACCAGGTATCTCATCCAGTTAGGCCATCGCCGTATCGGCTTTGTGGGAAACCTGCAGCTACCGTGGTTTTCGCGCGGCTTTATCGGATATCAGAAGGCCATGGAACGGGCTGGCCTGCGCCCGGCCCACAGCAGCATCGATTCGGAGGATGATACCGAGATTGGCTATCTCGGCACGAAATTCTTGTTGGCCTCAAACGAGCCTCCCACGGCGATCTTCGCGGGAAATGATCAGACCGCATACGGAGTCTATAAAGCGGTCCGGGATAGCGGCCTCAAAATCCCCGACGACATAAGCGTTGCCGGATGCGACGACACCATCGGAGCCTGGCTCTACCCCGGCCTGACGACCATTCGCGAGTTCCCTGAACACATGGGAAAACAGATGGTGGAAATGGCGATAAAACGGATTTCCGATCCCAGCCTTCCGCCCCAGAGCGTGACCGTTCCTACCGAATTCATCCAGCGGGAATCCTGCCGTGCAATCTCGGATCCGGACGCCACGGCTCTCGAAGAAGCTCTGCAAAGGGTGACAATCGGATGA
- a CDS encoding carbohydrate kinase family protein, with translation MTVRDLDIDYLASARHFHLSSLFLLRDLQPGLPALFQKLKRRGLTSHDTNDDPEDQWNGVLQELLPYVDLLLPNGDEARRIARRDSLDEALDVRGEAVPVIAVKRGPEGSIVQQGKHRLDRIGRCDKRSWPGDDQLLYQYATDRPDSGPRLERRRIRIYPPDSGGRRRIISAQGRRTSLQAVAARLQQSMLRRFGRARWGRFGMLAEAA, from the coding sequence ATGACAGTCAGAGATTTGGACATCGACTACCTCGCTTCTGCCCGGCATTTCCATTTATCTTCTTTATTTTTGTTGCGTGACCTCCAGCCAGGCCTGCCGGCGCTCTTTCAGAAATTGAAGCGCCGCGGCCTCACCTCGCATGACACCAATGACGATCCTGAGGACCAGTGGAACGGTGTGCTGCAAGAGCTTCTGCCGTATGTGGATCTCCTGCTCCCCAATGGCGACGAAGCGCGCCGCATCGCCAGGCGCGATTCCCTCGACGAGGCGCTCGATGTGCGGGGAGAGGCGGTCCCGGTGATCGCCGTCAAGCGCGGCCCTGAGGGATCAATCGTGCAACAGGGTAAGCACCGGCTCGATCGTATTGGACGATGCGACAAACGATCGTGGCCTGGCGATGACCAGCTCCTTTACCAATATGCTACTGACCGGCCAGATTCTGGCCCACGCCTGGAGCGCCGCCGAATACGAATCTATCCTCCAGACTCTGGTGGCCGCAGGCGAATCATTTCTGCCCAGGGCCGCCGAACTAGCCTTCAAGCTGTCGCAGCACGGCTACAGCAAAGCATGCTTCGTCGGTTCGGGCGTGCTCGCTGGGGCCGCTTTGGAATGCTCGCTGAAGCTGCTTGA
- a CDS encoding endo-1,4-beta-xylanase, translating into MKLLAFLVLAAGVAHGQAGSPLPSLKQAYHGLFRIGASVNAAQFEGLDKIADPIIAAQFNTISPENALKWQSVHPSIGTYNFDQADQYVAYGEKYKMFIMGHCLVWHSQTPRWVFEDSEGKPLTREALLQRMHDHIRTVVGRYKGRINGWDVVNEALNEDGTMRQSPWYRIIGDDFIVKAFQFAHEADPGAQLYYNDYSLENEAKRKGAAELMRKLKAAGVPITGIGLQGHVKIDGPDAIQEAATIEAFASLGLQVNVSELDVDVLPRTTKSDSADISMTAAVTSQSNPYTQGLPEEMQQALAKRYAELFRVFVEHHGSMGRVTLWGVTDRESWLNNFPSRGRTNYPLLFDREGKPKPAFFAVLHEATNAR; encoded by the coding sequence ATGAAACTTCTTGCGTTCCTAGTGTTAGCGGCAGGAGTTGCACACGGCCAGGCGGGGTCGCCTCTACCCTCGCTCAAGCAGGCCTACCATGGGTTGTTCCGGATCGGTGCGTCCGTGAACGCAGCGCAGTTCGAGGGCCTCGATAAGATCGCGGACCCTATCATTGCTGCGCAATTCAATACGATCAGCCCCGAGAATGCGCTCAAGTGGCAATCCGTACACCCGAGCATCGGCACGTATAACTTCGATCAGGCCGACCAATACGTCGCGTACGGCGAAAAGTACAAGATGTTTATCATGGGGCACTGTCTTGTGTGGCACAGCCAGACCCCCCGGTGGGTTTTTGAGGATTCAGAAGGTAAGCCGCTCACCCGCGAGGCGCTGCTTCAGCGCATGCACGACCATATCCGGACGGTAGTCGGCCGCTACAAAGGACGCATCAACGGATGGGACGTGGTCAACGAAGCGTTGAACGAAGACGGAACCATGCGCCAGTCGCCGTGGTATCGGATCATCGGCGACGACTTTATCGTGAAGGCCTTCCAGTTCGCCCATGAAGCGGACCCGGGCGCACAACTCTACTACAACGACTACTCTCTTGAAAACGAGGCCAAGCGGAAGGGCGCGGCCGAGTTGATGCGCAAACTCAAAGCGGCTGGAGTTCCGATCACTGGGATTGGCCTGCAAGGCCACGTGAAGATCGACGGCCCGGATGCGATACAGGAGGCGGCAACCATCGAAGCGTTTGCCTCGTTGGGACTACAAGTGAATGTCAGCGAATTGGATGTCGACGTTCTTCCGCGGACGACCAAGTCGGATTCGGCGGATATTTCGATGACGGCAGCCGTGACATCGCAATCCAATCCGTATACTCAGGGGCTGCCTGAGGAGATGCAACAGGCGCTGGCCAAACGCTATGCGGAGTTGTTCCGGGTTTTCGTAGAGCACCACGGCTCGATGGGCCGGGTCACCTTGTGGGGGGTAACGGATCGCGAATCGTGGCTCAACAACTTTCCCAGCCGGGGACGAACGAATTATCCCCTACTTTTCGATCGCGAAGGCAAGCCAAAGCCCGCATTTTTCGCGGTCTTGCACGAAGCGACTAACGCGCGATGA